The DNA segment GTTCAAAACTAACCAGCATCTTTTGCAAGTCCGTTCCCATCTCAGAATCGTAATAATCCGTATGATTGAAATTTATTATTTCAGATTTACTCTCAATTATACCAAAGGTATTTTCAAGCGCGGTTAATATGTTTTCTATATCAACAGATGGCGCGAATGTTACAGCGCAAATAAGCTTTACAGGAACAGGAGCCTTATCAATCATTTTTTTTCTCTGTACTCAGACCTTTGCAGGCTTTTATGCATAAACCGCAAATCATAACTCCTACACCGCGGCGTTTCTCGAACTGTTTTAAAAGATTATAACAAGCCTGACCGTCAAATTCATCTATTCCCTCAATCATAATGGCATTAGCAGGACAGGCGGCTACACAGGCTTTGCATTTGCCGCAGTCCATATCAAGCGGGGAATCGGTAGTCAGCGGCATATCGGTCATTACGCTGGCTAAACGTACAGCCGCGCCGTATTCGGGATGCACTAAAAGCCCGCTGCGGCCAAGAAAGCCAAGACCTGCCTGCATGGCGGCATGCCGATGCGACAAAT comes from the Candidatus Zixiibacteriota bacterium genome and includes:
- a CDS encoding epoxyqueuosine reductase, encoding MDNYLKLSQQAKKFGADLFGVTETSKLTDYIHREIKEAAHSLPFTVSIAVRVQRKIFDSLTNGPNIIYKHHYKTANFKLDDIIFSLCQYLNKQGYEALPIPASVLTGWEKPYAHLSHRHAAMQAGLGFLGRSGLLVHPEYGAAVRLASVMTDMPLTTDSPLDMDCGKCKACVAACPANAIMIEGIDEFDGQACYNLLKQFEKRRGVGVMICGLCIKACKGLSTEKKND